In Micromonospora cremea, the genomic window ATCTTGACCAGGTCGTCGCTGAACCGCTGCTTCGCCCCCGCCGCGACCGGCGTGCCGAGCAGCCGGGCGAAGGCGGCGGCCTCCTTGGCGTTACCCAGGTCGGGCGAGACGACCACGGTGTTGCCGAGGTCGTAGCGCCGGAAGTGGGTGGCCAGCTCGCGCAGCGCGTGCAGGTGGTCCACGGGGACGCTGAAGAAGCCGTGCACCTGGGGCGAGTGCAGGGTCATCGCGAGCACCCGGTCGGCCCCGGCCGAGGTGAGCAGGTCGGCGACGAGCCGGGCGCCGATCGAGATCCGCGGCGCGTCCTTCTTGTCCGAGCGGGCGTACGCGTAGTGCGCCAGCACCACCGTGATCCGGCCAGCGGACGCGCCCCGGGCGGCGTCGATCATCAGCAGCAACTCGACCAGGTGCTCCTGCACCGGCGGCACCAGCGGCTGGATCAGGAAGACGTCCCGCTCCCGGCAGTTGGCCTGCAGTTGCACTTCCAGGCAGTCGTTGGCGAACCGGGAGACCCGCACCGGATGCAGCGGCACCCCCAGGTGGGCGCAGATCTCGGC contains:
- a CDS encoding ribose-phosphate diphosphokinase translates to MRDIAVFSGTAHPDLAAEICAHLGVPLHPVRVSRFANDCLEVQLQANCRERDVFLIQPLVPPVQEHLVELLLMIDAARGASAGRITVVLAHYAYARSDKKDAPRISIGARLVADLLTSAGADRVLAMTLHSPQVHGFFSVPVDHLHALRELATHFRRYDLGNTVVVSPDLGNAKEAAAFARLLGTPVAAGAKQRFSDDLVKISAVIGEVTDKDVIVLDDEIAKGSTVVELMEHLRGLKVRSIRLACTHGLFSGDALQRLSDQDGVLEIVCTNTVPIPTAKRVPKLQVLSVAPALAEAMRRIHNGESVSALFA